The Opisthocomus hoazin isolate bOpiHoa1 chromosome W, bOpiHoa1.hap1, whole genome shotgun sequence genome includes a region encoding these proteins:
- the LOC104328499 gene encoding mucosa-associated lymphoid tissue lymphoma translocation protein 1, producing MSEPARGAPGALPLSRLAEPLLRRLSELLDRAAPGKGWRDLAQRAGSRGRVRLSPLELEQCSLKVLEPEGSPSWSLLKLLGDRGCTVVELVEFLQALEHTEALQCLSHAGIKIVIQPDSQAVLSGQVVKLCCWATGHPFVHYQWFKQEKEVPHGNSPELVLNPVNVNDSGFYICRVNSESSFVFSRWARLEVCDIQGTSHGSLIGLPENKLRICIQPQSQNLTVGDTLVLECRAVGNPIPHYQWFRNGFPLANGSKNVYMVTYVDVEHQGTYWCHVFNDREDQDSKKIEVIIGRKAMAVECTEEDLSDLQKPADLQEQSNPRPVATDKVALLIGNMSYWNHPQLKAPMVDVHELTNLLRQLDFKVVSLLDLTESEMRNAVDEFLLLLDKGVYGLLYYAGHGYENYGNSFMVPIDAPNPYRSANCLCVQNILKLMQEKETGLNVFLLDMCRKRNEYDDTILILDALKVTANIVFGYATCQGAEAFEIQQSGLANGIFMKFLKDRLLEDKKITVLLDEVAEDMGKCHLTRGKQALEIRSSLSEKRALTDPIQQTASSAESLARNLQWAKAHELPESMYLEFKCGVQIQLGFAAEFSNVMIIYTRIVKKPPEIVVCRAYVTDFALDLDVDPKEANKGTPEETGSYLVSKDLPKHCLYTRLSSLQKLREHLIFTVCLHYEYPGIEDTMDERKEVNVGKPLIAKLGLHHGYKNNNCLQTCCMANNPFHNQTESSPVATKYDIPSHCQPNSCPGIYHPNHICSGSIRQPEACSCNGTSRILASRHKVRNYSPSVEETNVPVETTDDTVELEFLLSDNLRFSKQQQL from the exons CCCTCTGGAATTAGAACAGTGTTCCCTCAAAGTGCTGGAGCCAGAAGGGAGTCCTAGCTGGAGTCTCCTGAAACTGCTGGGAGATCGGGGCTGCACCGTGGTGGAGCTTGTGGAGTTCTTGCAGGCGCTGGAGCACACGGAGGCTCTGCAGTGCCTCAGCCATGCAG gtATAAAGATTGTTATACAGCCAGACTCTCAAGCAGTGCTCTCTGGTCAGGTCGTCAAGCTATGTTGCTGGGCAACAGGACATCCATTTGTGCATTACCAGTGgttcaaacaggaaaaagag GTTCCCCATGGTAATTCTCCAGAGCTGGTTTTGAATCCGGTGAATGTGAACGATTCCGGCTTTTACATCTGTCGAGTGAACAGTGAATCTTCCTTTGTGTTCAGTCGGTGGGCACGACTTGAAGTTTGTGATATCCAGGGTACATCTCATG ggagCTTAATTGGTTTGCCTGAAAACAAGCTGCGCATTTGTATTCAGCCTCAGTCACAAAACCTGACAGTGGGGGATACTTTGGTATTAGAATGTAGAGCTGTTGGAAACCCAATTCCTCATTACCAGTGGTTCAGAAATGGATTTCCCTTGGCAAATGGGAGCAAAAATGTCTACATG GTAACTTATGTGGATGTAGAACATCAAGGGACGTACTGGTGTCACGTATTCAATGACCGGGAAGATCAAGACAGCAAGAAGATAGAAGTCATTATAG GAAGGAAAGCTATGGCAGTGGAGTGCACAGAAG aagaTCTAAGTGATCTTCAAAAACCAG CAGACCTACAAGAGCAATCAAATCCCAGACCCGTTG CAACAGACAAGGTAGCTCTGTTAATAGGAAATATGAGCTACTGGAATCACCCCCAACTCAAGGCTCCGATGGTAGATGTCCATGAATTGACTAATTTACTAAGACAGCTGGATTTCAAAGTTGTTTCTTTGCTGGATCTTACGGAGTCTGAGATGCGAAATGCAGTGGATGAATTTTTACTGCTCCTGGACAAAGGAGTATATG GTTTGTTGTACTATGCTGGCCATGGCTACGAAAACTATGGGAACAGTTTCATGGTTCCTATTGATGCTCCAAATCCCTACCGATCTGCCAACTGTTTGTGTGTCCAGAACATCCTCAAACTAATGCAGGAAAAAGAGACGGGACTCAATGTTTTCCTGCTGGATATGTGTCGGAAAAG AAATGAGTATGATGACACAATTCTTATCTTAGATGCTCTGAAGGTTACAGCCAACATTGTTTTTGGATATGCAAC GTGCCAAGGAGCAGAAGCTTTTGAAATTCAGCAGTCGGGGTTGGCCAATGGAATCTTCATGAAGTTCTTGAAGGACCGTTTGTTAGAAGACAAGAAGATTACTGTACTGCTTGATGAGGTTGCGGAAG ATATGGGCAAATGTCACCTTACCAGAGGCAAGCAAGCTTTGGAGATTCGCAGCAGTTTGTCTGAGAAAAGGGCATTAACTGATCCCATTCAACAAACCGCATCTTCTGCAGAGTCTCTGGCACGGAACCTACAGTGGGCCAAAGCTCATG AGCTTCCAGAAAGTATGTATCTTGAATTCAAATGTGGTGTTCAGATTCAGCTGGGGTTTGCAGCCGAGTTTTCCAATGTCATGATAATCTACACGCGAATAGTAAAGAAGCCACCTGAAATAGTAGTTTGCAGAGCCTACGTTACAGACTTCGCACTC GACCTGGATGTGGATCCTAAAGAGGCCAATAAAGGAACTCCTGAGGAAACTGGAAGCTATTTAGTATCAAAGGATCTTCCCAAACACTGTCTCTACACCAGGCTAAGTTCACTGCAAAAACTAAGG GAACACTTGATCTTCACTGTTTGTTTGCACTATGAGTATCCAGGAATAGAAGATACAATGGATGAAAGAAAGGAAGTTAATGTTGGGAAGCCCCTTATTGCTAAATTAGGCCTTCATCATGGATACAAAAATAATAACTGTCTCCAGACCTGTTGCATGGCTAATAATCCTTTTCATAATCAAACAGAATCAAGTCCGGTGGCAACGAAATACGACATCCCTAGTCACTGCCAACCAAATTCCTGTCCGGGCATTTACCATCCAAACCATATTTGCTCAGGCAGCATCAGACAACCGGAGGCATGTTCTTGCAATGGGACTTCAAGGATATTAGCTTCAAGACACAAAGTACGGAATTACTCTCCCTCTGTGGAAGAGACTAATGTACCAGTAGAGACCACTGATGATACCGTTGAACTGGAATTCCTTCTCTCTGACAACCTCAGATTCTctaaacagcagcagctgtga